The genomic interval GAAGGCGAGGGCGACGGCGTCTGGCAGGGCTACTGGGCGGATCGCGAAGTGACGGAGGCGGCGCTGCCGCGCCTGCGCGTGAGCGGCGAGCCGGACCACGCGCCGCGCCGTCTCGCGGACTGGCTGAAGGCGCAGGCCCGCGCGGATCTGTCGGAGCGGGTGGCGCATCATGCGGGCGCGCTCGATGTGGCGCCGAAGCGGATCAGCGTGCGCGACCAGTCCACGCGCTGGGGCTCATGCTCGTGTTCAGGGTCGCTGTCGTTTTCCTGGCGGCTGATTTTTGCGCCGGCCTTTGTGCTGGATTACGTCGCCGCGCATGAGGTGGCGCATCTGCGCGAGATGAACCACGGGCCGCGTTTCTGGCGGCTGGTACGCGACACCATGCCGGAGATGAACGCCGCGCGGCGATGGCTCCGCGAATATGGCGCCGAACTCCACCGCTTCCAGATCTGACAGCCTGCCCGTCCGCCGCCCGCCGAGGCGGCGCTTTTGATTCTTGGGTCGTAATAAGCCAAGAATGGCCTCGGTTATGTAAAAATTTACGCCATGATCGAAAGTTTCCGAGATTACCTGTCTGCAATTCGTGAGACTCCTCTCGGTCAACACACGGAATATACCGGTCGCTCCCCCCTTGAGGCGCTTTTGCGCAATTTCGCCGCCCAGGGTGGGTACGCCGTCCAGCACGAACCGAAACGCGAAGCCGGCAAGGGCGCGCCTGACTTCAAGCTCACCAAGGGCGGGTTGATCCTTGGCTATGTCGAAACGAAGCCGATAGGCGAAAACCTCGACAAGGTCCTGAAATCAAAGCAGATCGAGAAATATCGCGAACTGTCGAGCAATCTACTTCTTACAGACTATCTCCAGTTTATCTGGATCAACGGCGATAGCGTTCAGCGCGCGCGGCTGTGTCATGCGACCGACCTTGAGAAACTGGATTTCCGGCTAACAGAGGCTGATGCCGCCGGGGTCGCGAAGTTGCTGAACGGCTTCTTCTCCACAGCGCCAAAGAAAATCGGGGCAGCCGAAGACCTCGCTCTGGCGCTTGCCACGCGCAGTCAACTCCTTCGTGACTTCATTGGCGAAGAAATGGTGCGGCAAGAGCGCGAGGATGCAGCAGGAAAGCTCTATGGCCTGTTCGAGGTATTTCGCGATCAGGTGTTCCAAGAGCTTACTGCTAAGGAGTTCGCCGACGCCTTCGCGCAGATGCTGGCTTACGGCCTTTTCCTCGCCCGGCTGAACTCAGGCAAGACAAACGTTACGCTGCATAATGCGCGCGAACATGTGCCGGGTTCGTTTCGGCTCATCCGTGAGCTTGTGGATTTCCTGCCTGTACTAACCAATCCCAACTACGGCGACATCCGCTGGGTGGTGGAGGAAATACTTTCCATCGTGAATGGCACGGACATCGCCGCCATCCACGAGGACCTGTCTTTTCGTCAGCGCAAGGTGCGCCGCGGCGTCAGGGCGCGGAGCGAGGATGAGGCGCGGCTGTTTGAGCGCGACCCGTTCGTCTATTTCTACGAGGACTATCTTTCCCGCTACGATCCGACCTTGAGGGAGTCGCGTGGCGTCTACTACACGCCGCCGCCGGTGGTCAATTTCATTGTCCGCGCCATAGATGACATCCTGAAGGACAAGGACACTTTCAATATCAAAGCCGGGCTGGCGGACCACAACAGCGTCACCGTTCTCGATTTCGCCTGCGGCACGGGCACCTTCCTGGTCGAGGTGTTCGAGCGCATTTTCTCAAACATCGGCGGGCCGGACTCTGGCAAGGCTGCATTGGTCGTGCGCGAGCATATGCTCAGGAACATCTACGGGTTTGAATATCTCATCGCGCCCTACACCATCGCCCACCTAAAGCTGTCGCAATATCTGAAAGACAAAAAACACGAACTGAGTGATGACGAACGGCTGCTGATCTATCTCACCAACACGCTGGAACCGATTGATCCGCAGAAGAACCTGCTGCTGCCGGAGCTGACCAAGGAGGTCGAGGCGGCGCAGAGGGTCAAGGATAAGCCCATCCTCGTCATCACAGGCAACCCGCCCTATTCGGGGCATTCGCGTAACATGGGACCTCATGCGTGGGCGTCCGTACAGGAATACAAGAAGGGTTTCCCGGACCTCGACAAGCCCGGTCAGGGGAAGTGGCTGCAGGACGATTATGTCAAGTTTATCCGCTTTGCGCAGATGAAGATGGATGCAGTCGAAGAAGGGATTGTTGGGGTCATCACAAATCACTCCTATCTCGACAACCCGACCTTCAAGGGCATGCGCAAGTCGCTCATGCAGACGTTCGACCAAATCTACATCCTTGATCTGCATGGCAATGCGAAAAAACAGGAGCGGGCGCCCGACGGAGGCGATGATCAGAACGTGTTTGATATTCAGCAAGGTGTCGCCATTGCATTCTTCGTCAAAAAGCCTGAAGTCGAGAAAGGCGTCTGGCACGCCGATCTATGGGGCAAGCGTCTGTCGAAGTACGAAGCCTGTGCGAGCGGCGAATTTTCGCGAATGGATTGGCAGGCAGTTACGCCTTCGGCTCCGCTATACCTGTTTCACCCTTGGGATGAAGATATTGGTCGAAAGTACGAAAAATTCTGGTCCGTTCCGGCGATCTTTGCGCCGCTTGGCGATCCCGCACCGGGAATAGTGACGACCCACGATCAGTTTGCGATCTCGTTCACTCGGGAAGAGGCGATAGAGAAAGTGGAACGTCTGCTGGCCACAAAAACAGAGGCGGAAGCGCGGCAGCTTTTCAGGCTCTGCTCCCAATCACAGTGGAGCTACGAAAAGGCAAAGAAAAAACTTGCCGACGGTTCGTGGCGCACGAAGGTTGTTCCGATTTTATACCGTCCGTTCGATGTCAGATGGACTATTTGGGATAGTCACGTTGCCGTTCATCGGCGTGAGCGCGTTATGAGCCACATGCTTGGACCGAATTTTGGTTTAATCTTTGTCCGACAAATTTCTCACGCTGCTCAAGACATTTCGACTTACGCTCTTGTTGCTGATAGTCCCGTTGATAATCGTACATTCTTGAGTAGCAAAGGTACTGCATTTTTAGCCCCTCTCTATATGAATACGGATTATAAAATCTACGAAAATATTTCCCATGATTTCCGGGCCTTTATCGACAAACGCTACGAGCACCACTACACGCCCGAGGAAATCCAGGGCTTCATATACGCCATACTGCATGCGGCGACTTATCGAGAGGAATATGCCGAGTTTCTGCGCATGGACTTCCCGCGCATACCCTTCCCCGAGGACAAGGCTGACTTTGAAGCGCTGTCGGAGCTTGGCTGGGACCTGATACAAAAGCATCTGCTGCGCGACATACCGGACACGGGGCTTGGCAAGTATCAGGGCAAGGGCGAGAACCATGTCGAGAGACCGCGCTACGCGGAGGCCGAGCAGGCGATTTACATCAACGAAACGCAGAAGTTCGAGCCAGTGCCCCCAGAGGTCTGGAACTTTCACATCGGCGGCTATCAGGTGATGGAGAAGTACCTCAAAGATCGCAAGGGGCGGACGCTAACGCTCGACGAGATTACCAACGTGGAGAACATCGCGAACGTCCTCGCCTTCACCATCGAGCAGATGGAAAAGATCGACGCGGCCTACCTCGCCGCCTTCGCGGATCGTGGATAACGCGCCGGCGCCGCCCCGCGCCGTGAGCGAATCAGGCACCTTTTTGAATAACTGAGAGGTGCAACGATGAACCAGATCGACCTGTTCGGAGAGAGTTTCGGCACGCCGCGCTATGTGCCCAAGCCAGAGCATGTGCGCAACCGGCTGCAAAGCATCCTCGACACGCTGCGCGCAGCAGATAGCTGGCCGTGGCCGCCCGTCATCGTGCGGCAATATCGGGACCTGACGCTGCCCTATTTGTATGAACAACTGCACGACCCGGCTGAGGCCGCGCGCTGGT from Dichotomicrobium thermohalophilum carries:
- a CDS encoding type ISP restriction/modification enzyme, which gives rise to MIESFRDYLSAIRETPLGQHTEYTGRSPLEALLRNFAAQGGYAVQHEPKREAGKGAPDFKLTKGGLILGYVETKPIGENLDKVLKSKQIEKYRELSSNLLLTDYLQFIWINGDSVQRARLCHATDLEKLDFRLTEADAAGVAKLLNGFFSTAPKKIGAAEDLALALATRSQLLRDFIGEEMVRQEREDAAGKLYGLFEVFRDQVFQELTAKEFADAFAQMLAYGLFLARLNSGKTNVTLHNAREHVPGSFRLIRELVDFLPVLTNPNYGDIRWVVEEILSIVNGTDIAAIHEDLSFRQRKVRRGVRARSEDEARLFERDPFVYFYEDYLSRYDPTLRESRGVYYTPPPVVNFIVRAIDDILKDKDTFNIKAGLADHNSVTVLDFACGTGTFLVEVFERIFSNIGGPDSGKAALVVREHMLRNIYGFEYLIAPYTIAHLKLSQYLKDKKHELSDDERLLIYLTNTLEPIDPQKNLLLPELTKEVEAAQRVKDKPILVITGNPPYSGHSRNMGPHAWASVQEYKKGFPDLDKPGQGKWLQDDYVKFIRFAQMKMDAVEEGIVGVITNHSYLDNPTFKGMRKSLMQTFDQIYILDLHGNAKKQERAPDGGDDQNVFDIQQGVAIAFFVKKPEVEKGVWHADLWGKRLSKYEACASGEFSRMDWQAVTPSAPLYLFHPWDEDIGRKYEKFWSVPAIFAPLGDPAPGIVTTHDQFAISFTREEAIEKVERLLATKTEAEARQLFRLCSQSQWSYEKAKKKLADGSWRTKVVPILYRPFDVRWTIWDSHVAVHRRERVMSHMLGPNFGLIFVRQISHAAQDISTYALVADSPVDNRTFLSSKGTAFLAPLYMNTDYKIYENISHDFRAFIDKRYEHHYTPEEIQGFIYAILHAATYREEYAEFLRMDFPRIPFPEDKADFEALSELGWDLIQKHLLRDIPDTGLGKYQGKGENHVERPRYAEAEQAIYINETQKFEPVPPEVWNFHIGGYQVMEKYLKDRKGRTLTLDEITNVENIANVLAFTIEQMEKIDAAYLAAFADRG
- a CDS encoding M48 family metallopeptidase, whose translation is MDMLHAGAVAGGAATNQVKIKGLDCPLEIRHSPRATRLSLKVSHTRRAAILTLPRRARLEDAGDFVARHLDWLRDQTRKLPQPVPLACGAVIPLRGMAHKVEFIGPVRSESVVMPEGEGDGVWQGYWADREVTEAALPRLRVSGEPDHAPRRLADWLKAQARADLSERVAHHAGALDVAPKRISVRDQSTRWGSCSCSGSLSFSWRLIFAPAFVLDYVAAHEVAHLREMNHGPRFWRLVRDTMPEMNAARRWLREYGAELHRFQI